From the genome of Clostridia bacterium, one region includes:
- the rfbD gene encoding dTDP-4-dehydrorhamnose reductase has translation MKVLITGCTGMLGSDLVKACSSTHEVVGTCSEDFDITSLKETQDYIKHIKPDVIIHSAAFTDVDGCESNIDKAFVINALGTRNIALAANEVNASVAYISTDYVYDGTKDSPYFEYDTVNPLSIYGKSKLEGENFIKSLKGRFYIIRTSWLFGNNGKNFVKTMLELSKTKDTLNIVNDQIGSPTYTPDLAEAINELIMSERYGIYHITNSGYCSWFDFAREIFKFAGIDHMNLEAITTETLGRPAPRPRNSRLEKFYWKLNGFEELRSYKEAVAEYITKL, from the coding sequence ATGAAAGTTTTGATTACCGGCTGTACCGGTATGCTAGGCTCGGATTTAGTGAAGGCTTGCAGCAGTACGCATGAAGTAGTAGGCACGTGCTCTGAAGACTTTGATATAACAAGTCTGAAAGAAACACAGGATTATATCAAGCATATTAAACCGGATGTGATAATCCACTCTGCTGCCTTTACTGATGTTGATGGTTGTGAGAGTAATATTGATAAAGCTTTTGTGATTAATGCCCTAGGTACAAGAAACATAGCTTTAGCCGCCAATGAGGTAAATGCCTCAGTAGCCTATATTAGTACCGACTATGTTTATGACGGTACTAAGGATTCGCCCTACTTTGAATATGATACAGTTAACCCTTTAAGTATATATGGGAAAAGCAAGCTTGAGGGGGAGAATTTCATAAAATCATTAAAAGGGAGATTTTATATTATAAGAACCTCATGGCTTTTTGGCAATAATGGAAAAAACTTTGTGAAAACTATGCTGGAGCTTTCAAAGACAAAGGATACACTGAATATAGTAAATGACCAGATAGGATCACCAACATATACGCCTGACCTTGCTGAAGCTATAAATGAGTTAATAATGAGCGAACGTTATGGGATATATCATATTACAAACAGTGGATATTGCTCGTGGTTTGACTTTGCCAGAGAGATATTCAAGTTTGCAGGTATAGATCATATGAACCTGGAGGCTATAACAACTGAAACTCTTGGCAGACCGGCACCTAGACCAAGGAACTCCAGACTAGAAAAGTTTTACTGGAAGCTCAATGGGTTTGAAGAGTTGAGGTCATATAAGGAAGCTGTTGCAGAGTATATCACTAAATTATAA
- a CDS encoding ABC transporter ATP-binding protein gives MSNCFIDMKDLSLYYPSAPYNAKSLKELIFGIVKRKQTSIIIKDVQALKNISLHIEEGDRLGVIGANGSGKSTLLKAIAGIYPPVSGTLKTMGTIRSLFELSLGFDLHGTGRENILYRSYLLGDTPRTVKSKMQDIIEFADLGEFIDYPIKTYSAGMQMRLAFAISTTVSGDILLLDEAIGAGDAAFMVKVKNRVNEMVANSKILVLVSHDFETVKQICNRVIWLGHGNIIMDGKPNDVVESYLEKAYGKKAL, from the coding sequence ATGAGTAATTGCTTTATTGATATGAAAGATCTCAGTCTTTATTATCCTTCAGCTCCTTATAATGCAAAGTCTTTGAAGGAATTAATATTTGGCATTGTAAAACGTAAGCAAACTAGCATTATTATTAAGGATGTTCAGGCTTTGAAAAATATCAGCCTTCATATAGAAGAAGGAGATCGTCTAGGGGTTATTGGTGCTAATGGCTCAGGTAAAAGTACTTTGCTTAAGGCTATAGCAGGGATATATCCTCCTGTTAGCGGTACTTTAAAGACAATGGGCACTATAAGGTCCCTATTTGAGCTTAGCCTTGGTTTTGATTTGCACGGAACGGGTCGTGAAAACATATTGTATCGTTCGTATCTTTTGGGGGATACACCTAGGACAGTTAAATCAAAAATGCAGGATATTATCGAATTTGCAGATTTAGGCGAATTTATTGATTATCCTATCAAGACTTATTCTGCTGGTATGCAGATGCGACTTGCTTTTGCCATATCAACTACTGTAAGCGGTGATATACTCTTGCTTGATGAGGCAATAGGCGCAGGTGATGCTGCATTTATGGTGAAAGTTAAAAACAGAGTTAATGAAATGGTAGCAAATTCGAAAATATTAGTTTTGGTTTCCCATGATTTTGAAACAGTAAAACAAATATGTAATCGTGTGATATGGCTTGGACATGGCAATATTATTATGGATGGAAAGCCTAATGATGTTGTAGAGAGCTATCTTGAAAAGGCCTATGGAAAGAAGGCATTGTAA
- a CDS encoding ABC transporter permease yields MLNYFERIYAARYFWWSLVKAELRNKYRRSTLGLLWSLLYPFLVTLLLVYVLGSIFKTNILDLIPFIYSGFIVWDVISGSFLYGAGGIINSEAYIKQFSHPLAIYSLKQTLVLIINALISGIGVFAWCAVVKPQNIPYMILTLPITILLLFLFSWSVTTLSGIINTKFRDFQQMIGLIIQALWFISPVYFETKVFINANLGYLVYYNPIARIMNLVRAPFIDGTPATGTDYLFVIGTVAVFFVIDIFLIKRNEKELIFYI; encoded by the coding sequence ATGCTAAATTACTTTGAGAGAATTTATGCTGCTCGTTATTTTTGGTGGAGCTTGGTTAAAGCAGAGCTTAGAAATAAATACAGACGCTCTACTCTAGGTTTGTTGTGGAGTCTACTTTATCCATTTCTGGTAACATTACTTTTGGTTTATGTACTTGGTTCAATATTTAAGACGAATATACTTGATTTAATACCGTTTATTTATTCGGGTTTTATTGTATGGGATGTTATAAGTGGCTCTTTTTTATATGGTGCAGGGGGCATCATAAATTCTGAAGCATATATTAAGCAGTTTTCGCATCCCCTCGCGATATATTCTCTAAAGCAGACCCTAGTTCTTATAATTAATGCATTGATTTCTGGAATAGGCGTTTTTGCTTGGTGTGCTGTTGTAAAACCGCAAAATATTCCTTATATGATATTAACATTGCCAATTACAATTTTGCTATTGTTTTTATTCAGTTGGTCAGTTACAACATTATCAGGTATAATAAATACAAAATTTAGGGATTTTCAGCAAATGATAGGACTTATTATCCAGGCTTTATGGTTTATATCTCCGGTGTATTTTGAAACAAAAGTTTTCATTAATGCAAATTTAGGTTATTTAGTTTACTATAACCCTATAGCCAGAATTATGAATTTGGTAAGGGCTCCTTTTATTGACGGTACTCCCGCGACAGGTACAGATTATTTGTTTGTCATAGGTACTGTTGCTGTATTTTTTGTTATAGACATATTTTTAATTAAGAGAAATGAAAAAGAATTAATATTTTATATATAA
- a CDS encoding glycosyltransferase, giving the protein MIPKDDKAFFWDFYDVYSQIDTDFGGGSPFFKSFLMAYLIKYNSLKTFLEIGVYKGKCLLPLAYIIKQNKGSSIGVDPYIDTCAREYDVKEEMRIAIDEFIDNLDFGILYNDVLAKKEALGLSSSCEIIRKTSESAYLSLRAKGIVIDMLHIDGNHDTKYVSLDAEKYIPLVNEFGFVVFDDIDWESVNIVYQKYKKELIPVFECDTFGILLKAERTLTNLDKARVINKKFEFLFRKLLDMHIEIEGGTYDTKTPTVALGILTYNHEDYIEECLDGVFSQKGKFKANVFIVDDCSTDSTYEKICYYLEENHNKVKHFTVKIIRNEPNKGVVKSFQLLTQMTKGCDYVSLCEGDDYWTDPYRVQRHIDFLQDNPECCISFNKTTVLWQETGISEVSIVHKPLDKRIYTTEDILDSYIIGNESCAFYDGRIFELLPDSLFNLFIGDWMFNTFCSTFGDIGYIPDEMSVYRKHPKGIWSGLNDIQQKREVIQNIDEYNRYLDFIYDREYTNWRNRCIAEANGEFSENLDLIIIDDIFPSDLSGFRYQEFTSYLKEIESSKINCTGETIVHFLKQNPNEVMIDFKRKFPEFSGRVCMYDTWRPIGCKLMYFVFPTNAYNALPIMENYYIPFIFTLYPGGGFALNSPESDKRLKRLMDSPCFKKVIVTQQVTYNYLINNNFCKPDKIEFIFGGVIPLVDYNEAKAYTKVRYGFEKDSLDICFFAQRYTKKGEDKGYDVFIDTAKILYNKYPNINFHIAGGFDENVIDISEIKDRISFYGNLNLDEFDSFFADKDIVLSPNIDNNISAGAFDGFPTGCCAEAGLRKTALFCTDPLNLNGGRIIVDKEIVIVPHDAKEISEIISCYYNNPQLIKEIGENGQEKLLHIFSYEYQIAPRIKLLKDEISKPFLLSNHEKEKLKKLNKLNKFAFARPLNEIAPRKLYFWYLEHCPEFIKSIYRFAKKIVKKLIKRV; this is encoded by the coding sequence ATGATACCTAAAGACGATAAGGCATTTTTCTGGGATTTTTATGATGTTTATTCACAGATTGACACTGATTTTGGAGGGGGAAGCCCTTTTTTTAAATCCTTTCTTATGGCATACCTTATAAAATATAATTCTTTAAAAACATTTTTAGAAATTGGTGTTTATAAAGGTAAATGTCTTCTGCCATTGGCTTATATTATTAAGCAAAATAAAGGTTCTTCTATTGGAGTAGATCCCTACATTGATACTTGTGCAAGGGAATACGATGTAAAAGAAGAAATGCGGATTGCTATTGATGAATTCATCGACAATCTTGATTTTGGTATATTATATAATGATGTTTTAGCGAAAAAAGAAGCTTTAGGTTTATCTTCAAGTTGCGAGATTATTAGAAAGACATCGGAAAGCGCATACCTATCTCTTAGAGCAAAAGGAATCGTAATTGATATGCTTCATATTGATGGAAATCATGATACAAAATATGTTAGTTTGGACGCAGAAAAATACATTCCATTGGTTAATGAATTTGGGTTTGTAGTATTTGATGATATAGATTGGGAAAGTGTCAATATTGTATATCAAAAATATAAAAAGGAACTGATCCCAGTATTTGAATGTGATACATTTGGTATATTGCTTAAAGCAGAAAGAACACTAACTAACCTTGATAAAGCTCGAGTAATTAATAAGAAATTTGAGTTTTTATTTAGAAAGCTCTTGGACATGCACATAGAAATTGAGGGTGGAACATATGACACTAAAACTCCTACAGTAGCACTTGGAATTTTAACTTATAACCATGAAGATTACATTGAAGAATGTCTTGACGGAGTCTTTTCCCAAAAAGGAAAATTTAAGGCAAATGTATTCATAGTAGACGATTGCTCAACAGATAGCACATATGAAAAAATATGTTATTATCTTGAGGAAAATCACAATAAAGTAAAACATTTTACTGTTAAAATAATAAGAAATGAACCCAATAAAGGTGTTGTTAAATCATTTCAATTGCTTACGCAGATGACAAAAGGGTGCGATTATGTTTCTTTATGTGAGGGTGACGATTATTGGACAGATCCTTATAGAGTTCAAAGACATATAGACTTTTTGCAGGATAACCCTGAGTGCTGCATTTCGTTCAATAAGACTACTGTATTATGGCAGGAAACAGGGATTTCTGAGGTGTCGATCGTTCACAAACCATTGGATAAACGCATATACACCACTGAAGATATTTTAGATTCATATATTATAGGCAATGAAAGCTGCGCATTTTATGATGGACGCATATTTGAACTTTTGCCAGACTCATTATTCAATCTATTTATAGGGGATTGGATGTTTAATACATTTTGCTCTACATTCGGGGATATTGGTTATATACCTGATGAAATGAGTGTTTATAGAAAACATCCTAAAGGTATATGGAGCGGCTTGAATGATATACAACAGAAAAGGGAGGTAATACAAAACATAGATGAATATAATAGATACTTGGACTTTATATATGACAGAGAATACACAAATTGGCGTAATCGGTGCATTGCAGAAGCTAATGGGGAATTTTCAGAAAACCTTGATCTAATAATAATAGATGATATTTTTCCAAGTGATTTAAGTGGGTTTCGTTATCAGGAATTTACAAGTTATCTTAAAGAGATAGAGAGTTCAAAAATAAATTGTACAGGTGAGACAATTGTGCATTTTCTCAAGCAAAACCCAAATGAGGTAATGATTGATTTTAAGCGCAAGTTTCCTGAGTTTTCAGGGCGGGTATGCATGTATGATACTTGGAGACCAATTGGCTGTAAACTAATGTATTTTGTTTTTCCAACAAATGCATATAATGCATTACCTATTATGGAGAATTATTATATACCATTTATTTTTACACTTTACCCGGGCGGCGGATTTGCTTTAAATAGTCCTGAGTCTGATAAAAGGCTTAAGCGGCTAATGGACTCACCTTGTTTTAAAAAAGTTATTGTAACTCAGCAGGTAACATACAACTATCTAATAAATAACAATTTCTGCAAACCTGATAAAATCGAGTTCATTTTTGGTGGGGTTATACCACTCGTGGATTACAATGAAGCCAAAGCCTATACTAAAGTCCGGTATGGATTTGAAAAAGATAGTCTTGACATATGCTTTTTTGCACAAAGGTACACAAAAAAGGGTGAAGATAAAGGATATGACGTATTTATTGATACAGCAAAGATACTTTATAATAAATACCCAAATATTAACTTTCATATTGCAGGCGGATTTGATGAAAATGTTATAGATATATCAGAAATAAAAGACAGAATATCGTTTTATGGAAATCTTAATTTAGATGAATTCGATTCATTTTTTGCAGATAAAGATATTGTTCTCTCACCCAATATAGATAATAATATAAGTGCAGGAGCTTTCGATGGGTTTCCAACTGGGTGTTGTGCAGAGGCGGGATTAAGAAAAACTGCCTTGTTTTGTACGGATCCACTGAATTTAAATGGTGGTAGGATAATAGTTGATAAAGAAATTGTTATTGTGCCGCATGATGCAAAAGAAATAAGTGAGATTATTAGTTGTTATTATAATAATCCACAGTTAATTAAAGAGATAGGCGAAAACGGCCAGGAAAAGTTGCTCCACATATTTAGCTATGAATACCAGATTGCACCAAGGATTAAGCTGCTAAAAGATGAAATTAGCAAACCTTTTTTGCTTTCAAATCATGAAAAAGAAAAACTTAAAAAGTTAAATAAGCTTAATAAATTTGCATTTGCAAGACCATTAAATGAAATTGCACCAAGAAAGTTATATTTCTGGTACTTGGAACATTGTCCAGAGTTTATAAAAAGTATATATAGATTTGCTAAAAAAATAGTTAAAAAATTAATAAAGAGAGTATAG
- the rfbB gene encoding dTDP-glucose 4,6-dehydratase yields the protein MKTYLVTGGAGFIGSNFIHYMLKKYSDIRIINLDKLTYAGNLENLKDTGSNPAYTFIHADICDKDAVTKIFQENAIDYVINFAAESHVDRSIREPEVFVTTNVLGTVTLLNASKNAWETGTGFMEGKKFLQVSTDEVYGSLGSTGYFTEETPLDPHSPYSSSKTSADLMVKAYYDTYKMPVNITRCSNNYGPYQFPEKLIPLVINNCLNKRALPVYGDGMNIRDWLYVDDHCKAIDMVINNGRLGEVYNIGGHNERTNIYIVKAIIDYINKNVDNTVTEKLIKYVEDRKGHDRRYGIDPAKIKKELGWYPETSFEVGIEKTIKWYLDNKAWMESITTGEYQNYYIKMYESK from the coding sequence ATGAAGACATATTTGGTAACAGGTGGAGCGGGCTTTATTGGATCGAACTTTATTCATTATATGTTAAAGAAGTATTCAGATATTAGAATAATTAATCTAGATAAGTTAACTTATGCAGGCAATCTGGAAAATCTAAAGGATACGGGAAGTAATCCTGCTTATACATTTATTCACGCAGATATATGTGACAAAGACGCAGTAACGAAGATATTTCAAGAAAATGCTATTGATTATGTGATTAATTTTGCGGCAGAGTCACATGTTGACAGGAGTATAAGAGAACCAGAAGTATTTGTAACAACAAATGTGCTTGGTACAGTCACATTATTAAATGCATCAAAAAATGCATGGGAAACAGGAACTGGGTTTATGGAAGGCAAAAAGTTCCTTCAAGTGTCCACTGATGAGGTATATGGCTCATTGGGATCAACAGGATATTTTACGGAGGAAACCCCACTGGATCCCCACAGCCCGTATTCATCGAGTAAAACATCTGCAGATCTTATGGTAAAAGCATACTATGATACTTATAAAATGCCAGTTAACATCACTCGCTGTTCAAACAATTACGGACCATACCAGTTTCCTGAAAAGCTGATACCTCTGGTAATTAACAACTGTTTAAACAAGAGAGCATTACCTGTCTATGGCGATGGTATGAATATAAGGGATTGGTTATATGTAGATGACCATTGTAAGGCAATTGATATGGTTATAAATAACGGCAGATTAGGGGAGGTCTATAATATTGGCGGCCACAATGAACGAACGAATATATACATTGTGAAAGCTATCATTGACTATATAAACAAGAATGTGGATAATACAGTGACAGAAAAGCTGATAAAGTATGTTGAGGATAGAAAAGGTCACGATAGAAGGTATGGTATAGACCCAGCTAAAATAAAAAAAGAACTTGGATGGTATCCAGAAACTAGTTTTGAAGTGGGAATAGAAAAGACAATAAAATGGTATCTCGATAATAAAGCCTGGATGGAAAGCATTACGACAGGGGAGTATCAGAATTATTATATAAAGATGTATGAAAGCAAATAA
- the rfbA gene encoding glucose-1-phosphate thymidylyltransferase RfbA: MKGIILAGGAGTRLYPITKSVSKQILPIYDKPMIYYPLSVLMLAGIRDILLISTPRDIGTYKELLGDGNQIGINLSYEIQEHPRGLADAFIVGEKFIGSDKVCLILGDNIFYGQSFSEILKRAVDRENGATIFGYYVKNPGEFGVVEFDKSNNAVSIEEKPEQPKSSYAVPGLYFYDNSVIDIAKNVKPSARGEIEITSVNNEYLRRGQLKVELFGRGMAWLDTGTHRGLLEASNFVEAVQNRQGLYVACIEEIAYRKGYISKEQLLDVASLLEKTDYGKYLISIAEGV; encoded by the coding sequence ATGAAAGGTATAATACTTGCGGGGGGCGCCGGGACAAGGCTTTACCCAATAACAAAATCAGTTTCAAAACAGATACTTCCTATCTATGACAAGCCTATGATATACTACCCTTTGTCGGTACTAATGCTGGCTGGCATTAGAGATATACTTCTAATTTCTACTCCAAGGGATATTGGAACATATAAAGAGCTATTAGGTGATGGAAATCAAATAGGTATTAATCTTTCATATGAAATTCAAGAGCATCCTAGAGGACTTGCAGATGCTTTCATTGTTGGGGAAAAATTTATAGGCAGTGATAAAGTTTGTTTGATTCTAGGAGACAATATATTCTATGGGCAGAGCTTTTCAGAGATTCTTAAAAGAGCTGTTGATAGAGAAAACGGAGCTACTATATTCGGTTATTACGTAAAGAACCCCGGAGAATTTGGGGTAGTTGAGTTTGATAAAAGCAATAATGCAGTTTCTATAGAAGAAAAGCCGGAGCAGCCCAAATCCAGCTATGCAGTTCCGGGCTTATATTTCTATGATAATAGCGTAATTGATATTGCTAAGAATGTAAAACCTTCAGCACGAGGTGAAATTGAGATAACTTCTGTAAACAATGAGTACTTAAGAAGAGGGCAGCTTAAAGTGGAATTGTTCGGTAGAGGCATGGCATGGCTTGATACGGGAACTCACAGAGGACTATTGGAAGCGAGCAACTTTGTAGAAGCGGTTCAGAACAGACAGGGGTTGTATGTAGCTTGTATAGAGGAGATTGCATACAGGAAGGGATATATCTCAAAAGAACAGTTGCTAGATGTAGCTAGTTTGCTTGAAAAGACGGATTATGGGAAATATCTCATAAGCATCGCAGAAGGTGTATAA
- a CDS encoding glycosyltransferase — translation MQIDIKPCVSVIIPSYNHQNYIRAAIQSVLDQSFSNYELLIADDASSDDSWSVIKSFKDERITSYRFDINMGAAEATNFLITKATGKYIALLNSDDYWHKDKLKLQYDFMEQNPEYAACFTNVCLVDENGLTLKRNKNQWENMFKNSNLDRGEWLERFFFNLNSLCHPSIMIKREVYTLTGLYNPCYVQLPDFNMWIKLLKLASIYVIEIDLTFFRIISGAKNTSSVTFDNIQRHDLELELILENFFDDMPDGVFLEGFSKYLKKKGDLSKAELNCEKTFIYFDIEGKRKSIYSSVGIRRLYRLLSDENTAEALMKSYNFTHKDFRELKNENELLLERFVANAKSILRRNSFLSNLVYKIIRRKDV, via the coding sequence ATGCAGATTGATATTAAGCCTTGTGTAAGTGTAATTATTCCGTCGTATAACCATCAAAATTATATTAGAGCAGCTATACAAAGTGTTCTTGATCAATCATTCAGCAATTACGAACTTCTAATTGCAGATGATGCATCAAGTGATGATTCATGGAGTGTTATCAAAAGCTTTAAAGATGAAAGAATTACTTCATATAGGTTTGATATTAATATGGGTGCAGCCGAAGCAACTAATTTTCTAATTACAAAAGCGACAGGGAAATATATTGCTTTACTAAATTCAGATGATTACTGGCATAAAGATAAGTTGAAATTGCAATATGACTTTATGGAACAGAATCCAGAATATGCCGCATGCTTTACCAATGTATGCTTAGTAGATGAAAACGGACTAACTTTAAAGCGCAATAAAAATCAATGGGAAAACATGTTTAAAAATTCAAACTTAGATAGAGGTGAATGGCTAGAGCGATTTTTCTTTAATTTAAATAGCTTATGCCATCCAAGTATTATGATAAAGAGGGAGGTTTACACATTGACAGGATTATATAATCCTTGCTATGTTCAGCTTCCTGACTTTAATATGTGGATTAAACTTTTGAAATTGGCATCAATATATGTTATAGAAATAGATCTCACTTTCTTTCGCATTATATCTGGTGCAAAAAATACAAGTAGTGTGACGTTTGACAATATTCAAAGACATGATCTTGAACTTGAGCTGATACTTGAAAATTTTTTTGATGATATGCCAGATGGTGTTTTTCTAGAAGGTTTCTCTAAATATCTTAAGAAAAAGGGTGATCTTTCAAAAGCAGAACTTAATTGTGAAAAAACTTTTATCTACTTTGATATTGAAGGAAAGCGTAAAAGTATATATAGTTCAGTTGGTATTAGGAGATTATACAGATTACTATCAGATGAAAATACTGCAGAGGCTTTAATGAAATCCTATAATTTCACACACAAAGATTTTCGTGAGTTGAAAAATGAAAATGAGTTGTTACTTGAAAGATTTGTTGCAAATGCCAAATCTATTTTAAGGCGAAACAGTTTTCTTTCTAATTTGGTTTATAAGATTATTCGAAGAAAGGATGTATAG
- a CDS encoding O-antigen ligase family protein, with amino-acid sequence MNELKEKINPLDYTLLALVSIIIVVIPFYRGLFFRENYLPAVIVTSLLFLLMSALMIYKRLRIFENFMDIAILGLVTAYFISFIFGISKMDSLDGLLKYAAAFMFYKIAYHAAKNSKLRQWLLNVLIFSGFLISLVSMLGSADIVKINGIFGWGQRLNGLYQYPNATAAVLSAVFLLNIIMILNIKNKHVKALYIVSAATIFLTFMETRSRGGMLSMMAAWLLALILLRGRDRLKLILYSALCGILAFAAYNKVYDTFISKSGFLSIYALFVLASAAFGYLAVLLEKYLERINERYIGKTLMGIFAVAVVAVIAAFNITMPLQLSNALPISEYQIFQIKPASSYIATINAESGNGIDSRMAVSIDSIDGARVKTNIYNNQLEINEDKDMQIEFNTLETTSYIVLNIGVGTQGNDIQVDKFTIKEKSTGQLIENVKLNYRFIPDDIAKKINEISLKTESSSERLVFVKDGIEMFKDYMFVGTGAKGWRILYPKYQSYRYSSNEAHNYYLQTAIESGVLGIVSVIALLVIITAASYKVYRKDEANRNIIISVFIATFALLAHALIDFDLSYYAILLLLFALLGLLSSFTNQQEVMTIKSGRTNISTYIGAVLAVVVLLVSSSNYSGLIDGDRGAKLMDTDIGKAKEYIEKSIKKDFYNPNNIVNYNQLLAYEGEKDKDKSKITNAYENYLNLERIDPYKVKYYQTMLSFYLKHGYLDEANGIMDRAIELQPLDPQNYESKVSIGTNIMSIFMKNKDYKKALEYCTNIINTEEHYINVNKRVLTPFELTEKTKSLISNAKELKPELEQKTK; translated from the coding sequence ATGAATGAACTGAAAGAAAAGATCAACCCCTTGGATTATACTCTTCTCGCACTTGTATCTATTATCATTGTAGTCATTCCGTTTTATAGAGGGCTGTTTTTTAGGGAAAACTATTTGCCGGCAGTTATTGTAACTTCATTGCTATTTTTGCTCATGTCAGCCCTAATGATTTATAAGAGACTCCGCATTTTTGAGAACTTTATGGATATTGCTATTCTGGGTTTAGTTACCGCCTATTTTATATCTTTCATATTTGGCATATCTAAAATGGATAGCCTGGATGGTTTGCTGAAGTATGCAGCAGCCTTCATGTTTTATAAGATAGCTTACCATGCAGCAAAAAATAGTAAGCTTAGACAATGGCTTCTGAATGTCTTGATATTCTCAGGCTTTCTTATATCCCTAGTATCAATGCTTGGGTCAGCAGATATAGTAAAGATAAATGGAATATTCGGATGGGGTCAAAGGCTAAACGGGCTATATCAGTATCCTAATGCTACAGCTGCTGTACTTAGTGCAGTTTTTCTACTTAATATTATTATGATACTTAATATAAAGAACAAGCATGTAAAGGCATTATACATAGTATCTGCTGCGACTATATTTCTCACTTTCATGGAAACAAGGTCAAGGGGTGGCATGCTTTCCATGATGGCGGCATGGTTATTAGCTTTAATCCTGCTTAGGGGAAGAGACAGGCTCAAGCTGATCTTATACTCGGCATTATGCGGTATATTGGCATTTGCGGCATATAACAAGGTTTATGACACTTTTATAAGTAAAAGTGGGTTCCTGTCTATTTACGCTTTATTTGTATTAGCTTCTGCCGCCTTTGGATACCTGGCTGTCCTATTAGAAAAGTATCTGGAGAGAATAAACGAAAGATATATAGGCAAAACACTCATGGGCATTTTCGCAGTCGCAGTCGTGGCAGTTATAGCTGCATTTAACATTACAATGCCTTTACAGCTGTCAAATGCGCTGCCTATAAGTGAATATCAAATATTTCAGATTAAACCGGCCAGCTCCTATATAGCCACAATAAATGCCGAAAGCGGCAATGGGATAGATTCGCGGATGGCTGTGTCAATTGACAGTATTGATGGTGCAAGGGTCAAGACAAACATTTATAACAATCAGTTAGAAATAAATGAAGATAAGGATATGCAGATTGAATTTAATACCTTGGAAACTACAAGTTACATAGTACTCAACATCGGGGTAGGCACACAAGGAAATGATATTCAAGTAGATAAGTTTACAATCAAGGAGAAATCCACTGGGCAGCTTATAGAGAATGTAAAGTTGAACTATAGGTTTATACCAGATGATATAGCTAAGAAGATTAATGAAATAAGCTTGAAGACAGAAAGCTCATCTGAGAGACTAGTATTCGTAAAAGATGGTATTGAGATGTTTAAGGACTATATGTTCGTTGGTACAGGGGCAAAGGGCTGGAGGATATTATATCCTAAGTATCAATCATATAGGTATAGTTCAAATGAAGCACATAACTATTACCTTCAGACTGCCATTGAATCGGGTGTTCTTGGTATTGTCTCAGTAATCGCACTGCTGGTTATTATTACAGCAGCATCTTATAAAGTCTATAGGAAAGATGAAGCAAACAGAAATATAATAATAAGTGTTTTCATTGCTACATTCGCCCTTCTTGCGCATGCTTTAATTGACTTTGATTTATCTTACTATGCAATATTACTGCTGCTATTTGCGCTTCTAGGGCTGTTATCAAGCTTTACAAATCAGCAGGAGGTAATGACGATCAAATCTGGCCGGACAAACATAAGCACCTATATAGGTGCTGTACTAGCTGTGGTTGTGCTATTAGTATCATCATCTAACTATTCCGGATTAATTGATGGTGACAGAGGCGCTAAACTAATGGATACAGACATAGGTAAAGCAAAGGAATATATTGAAAAATCTATAAAGAAAGACTTCTATAATCCAAATAATATAGTTAATTACAATCAATTACTGGCGTATGAAGGTGAAAAAGATAAAGATAAGAGTAAGATAACAAATGCATATGAAAACTATTTAAACCTTGAAAGAATAGACCCATATAAAGTGAAGTATTACCAAACGATGCTTAGCTTCTACTTAAAGCATGGGTACCTGGATGAGGCCAATGGAATCATGGACAGAGCGATCGAACTTCAACCCTTAGACCCGCAGAACTATGAATCGAAGGTGTCTATTGGCACCAATATTATGTCAATATTTATGAAGAATAAAGACTATAAGAAGGCGCTTGAATACTGTACAAATATTATTAACACAGAAGAGCATTATATAAATGTAAACAAACGTGTACTTACACCCTTTGAGCTTACTGAAAAGACCAAGTCACTTATTAGTAATGCTAAAGAACTAAAGCCGGAATTAGAACAAAAAACTAAGTAG